One part of the uncultured Bacteroides sp. genome encodes these proteins:
- a CDS encoding AAA family ATPase — protein MDKRIIFAVAGSGKTTYLINQLNEEKRFLIITYTNNNVHNLRAGIIRKFGYFPKNIKLFSYYSFLYGFCYKPFLHQKLETKGINYEPNSDRFVKSSKRGYYIDRFDRLYSSRISKLIIEINEDKNVIERISKYFDYLFIDEIQDFGGNDFNLLKSISKSKVEHIYVGDFFQHTFDTSRDGKTNSTLHDNFETYIKQFEKMGLKVDKLTLSKSFRCSPTVCKFINDKLGIAIESHRTDETVVEFINDKEKATEFLNDTNIVKLFYQEHYKYNCFSRNWGDSKGENKYFDVCTILNKTTLDQYTKDKLNELKPITRNKLYVALSRAKNNLYLIPDTLVK, from the coding sequence ATGGATAAGCGAATAATTTTTGCAGTTGCTGGTTCAGGTAAAACAACATATCTGATAAACCAACTCAATGAAGAAAAACGTTTTTTGATAATTACTTATACGAATAATAACGTGCATAACTTGAGGGCTGGTATTATTAGAAAATTTGGTTACTTTCCTAAGAATATAAAGCTCTTTTCTTATTACTCATTTTTATATGGATTTTGTTACAAACCATTTCTACACCAAAAACTAGAGACAAAAGGAATTAATTATGAGCCTAATTCTGACAGATTTGTGAAAAGTAGTAAAAGAGGATATTATATTGATAGATTTGATAGACTTTATAGTTCTAGAATATCGAAACTTATTATTGAGATAAATGAAGACAAGAATGTTATAGAACGAATCTCTAAGTATTTTGATTATCTATTTATAGATGAAATACAAGATTTTGGTGGTAACGACTTCAACCTATTAAAATCTATATCGAAATCAAAAGTAGAACATATTTATGTAGGTGATTTTTTTCAACATACTTTTGATACAAGTAGAGACGGTAAAACAAATTCTACTCTACATGATAATTTTGAAACCTATATAAAACAGTTCGAAAAAATGGGATTAAAGGTAGACAAATTGACTCTATCAAAAAGTTTTCGTTGTAGTCCAACTGTCTGCAAATTCATTAATGATAAATTAGGAATTGCAATAGAATCTCATAGAACAGATGAAACTGTAGTTGAATTCATTAATGACAAAGAAAAAGCAACTGAATTTTTAAATGACACAAATATTGTAAAGCTATTCTATCAAGAACATTACAAGTATAATTGTTTTTCTCGAAACTGGGGCGATAGCAAAGGAGAAAATAAGTATTTTGATGTTTGTACGATACTAAATAAAACGACTCTTGACCAATATACAAAAGACAAATTGAATGAATTAAAACCAATAACAAGGAATAAATTATATGTAGCCCTATCTAGAGCAAAAAACAATCTCTATTTAATTCCTGACACATTGGTAAAATGA